The Saccharomyces mikatae IFO 1815 strain IFO1815 genome assembly, chromosome: 13 genome has a segment encoding these proteins:
- the SUB1 gene encoding chromatin-binding transcription coactivator SUB1 (similar to Saccharomyces cerevisiae SUB1 (YMR039C); ancestral locus Anc_2.602), protein MSYYNRYRNKRRNDNGGGNLNNNNNNGGMPSGLSASDAIFDLGKNKRVTVRQFRNINLIDIREYYLDSSTGEMKPGKKGISLTEDLYDELLKHRLNIDEALRRLGSKRPKTKMVRLLSDDEYEDDNNNDTINNDKDKNSSKKRREDKSKSSNENQDLEPRSKKKKPAPPTLLPHEENIQNAEREANATLIIPGQAGRKQQEERKQKEKEEEEEKAKAKAKAEAKENILEPQPEPEPAPVPMVQAKKEDALSNIDDAKDANSSDEEFAQSLEAEMNKAEDDISEEE, encoded by the coding sequence ATGTCATATTACAACAGGTATAGGAACAAGAGAAGAAACGATAATGGTGGTGGAAATttaaataacaataacaataatggTGGTATGCCATCTGGACTCTCCGCCTCAGATgccatttttgatttggGAAAAAATAAGAGAGTTACAGTGAGACAATTTAGGAACATAAACTTAATTGACATCCGTGAATACTATCTGGACTCTTCTACGGGCGAAATGAAGCCTGGGAAGAAAGGTATTTCGTTGACAGAAGATCTCTATGACGAACTGCTTAAACACAGATTAAATATTGATGAGGCATTGAGAAGGCTGGGATCCAAGAGGCCAAAAACGAAAATGGTTAGACTTTTATCCGACGACgaatatgaagatgataacaataatgacaccatcaataatgataaGGACAAGAACAGCTCAAAGAAGAGGAGGGAAGACAAATCCAAGTCATCTAACGAAAATCAGGACTTGGAACCCcgttcaaagaaaaagaagccTGCTCCACCTACCCTGTTACCTCATGAGGAAAACATTCAAAATGCTGAAAGGGAAGCAAATGCTACTTTGATCATTCCAGGGCAGGCTGGTAGGAAGCAACAGGAAGAACGAAAGCAGAAggagaaagaagaggaagaagaaaaggcaaAGGCAAAGGCAAAGGCAGAGGCAAAGGAAAATATACTTGAACCTCAACCTGAACCTGAACCTGCACCTGTACCTATGGTTCAAGCTAAAAAGGAAGACGCTCTCTCCAATATAGACGACGCAAAAGATGCAAATTCTAGTGACGAAGAATTTGCTCAAAGCTTGGAGGCTGAAATGAACAAGGCTGAAGACGATATaagtgaagaagaataa
- the YET2 gene encoding Yet2p (similar to Saccharomyces cerevisiae YET1 (YKL065C) and YET2 (YMR040W); ancestral locus Anc_2.603), with protein sequence MGVYLAALFSLLVIEMAILFVLVLPLPQRMRRWLYTRYNAISSNKKFRTYMIGIMMLVGLLFVDSWKRSQVKVSTYRDQKNSFVINSVTPVDALASRAYNQRNVYISGFIIYFCICILTVMSILRRIVEWNDKVKAGDAILRERLKQKQKYLKKLQRKELCREKRS encoded by the coding sequence ATGGGTGTTTACTTAGCAGCGCTCTTTTCGTTGTTGGTCATTGAAATGGCTATCCTTTTTGTTTTGGTGCTTCCACTTCCACAACGTATGAGAAGGTGGCTGTACACGAGGTACAATGCCATAAGTTCTAATAAGAAATTTAGAACATACATGATAGGAATCATGATGCTTGTTGGTCTGTTGTTCGTTGATTCATGGAAGAGATCACAGGTCAAAGTGTCTACGTACCGTGATCAGAAAAATTCCTTTGTAATAAATAGTGTAACTCCAGTCGATGCGCTGGCTTCAAGGGCATacaatcaaagaaatgtttACATTTCAGGCTTTATCATCTACTTTTGTATATGCATACTTACGGTTATGAGTATTTTACGAAGGATAGTGGAGTGGAATGATAAAGTAAAAGCTGGAGATGCGATTCTGAGGGAACGGTTAAagcaaaagcaaaaatacttgaaaaagttgCAGAGGAAGGAGTTGTGTAGAGAGAAACGGAGCTGA
- the ARA2 gene encoding D-arabinose 1-dehydrogenase (NAD(P)(+)) ARA2 (similar to Saccharomyces cerevisiae ARA2 (YMR041C); ancestral locus Anc_2.604) — MFSKSKDNKEDYKAVKCKVEPSNLALLSPLVLGGAILNEQYTDEPESIPLEDMIRYAFSHGINAIDTSPYYGPSEVLYGKALTSLKNEFPRSTYFICTKVGRISADEFNYSKEFVRFSVLRSCKRLDTAYLDLVYLHDVEFVSLPHILEALKELRILKNEGIIKNIGVSGYPIDFITWLAEHCSIKETDVGSLDAVLSYCNLNLQNNKLLDFRERLLCNAKLKMICNASILSMSLLRSQETRKFHPCSHELRECASKAAKYCQEQNVDLADLATRYAVSEWMGKGPVVLGVSSMKELKLALDNYKNVESNGNKLSPRDKKLVDFIQKNIFKGHFNEVWSSGIPHPEIIKSS, encoded by the coding sequence atgttttcaaaaagcaAGGATAACAAGGAAGATTATAAGGCCGTCAAGTGTAAGGTAGAACCATCTAACTTGGCCTTGTTGTCTCCCCTAGTTTTAGGAGGTGCCATATTGAATGAACAATATACCGATGAGCCAGAATCTATACCATTGGAGGACATGATCAGATACGCATTCTCGCATGGTATAAATGCAATTGACACTTCCCCATATTACGGACCTAGTGAGGTCCTTTATGGTAAGGCATTGACCAGtctaaaaaatgaatttcCTAGAAGTACCTATTTCATATGTACCAAAGTCGGGCGCATTAGTGCCGATGAATTCAATTATTCCAAAGAGTTTGTAAGATTTAGTGTTCTCAGATCGTGTAAAAGGTTAGACACTGCGTACCTTGATCTCGTTTACTTGCACGATGTGGAATTTGTTTCATTGCCACACATTTTAGAGGCACTCAAGGAATTGAGGAtcttaaaaaatgaaggaatcatcaaaaatattgGCGTATCGGGTTATCCAATCGATTTCATCACTTGGCTAGCTGAACATTGTTCTATCAAGGAAACCGATGTCGGCTCATTGGACGCAGTACTATCGTACTGTAACTtgaatttacaaaataaCAAACTCCTGGACTTTCGAGAAAGACTATTGTGTAACGCTAAACTGAAGATGATTTGCAATGCATCCATATTGAGCATGTCGCTTCTAAGGTCGCAGGAAACAAGGAAGTTTCATCCATGTTCCCACGAATTGAGGGAATGTGCATCCAAGGCTGCCAAATATTGCCAAGAACAAAATGTCGATCTAGCAGACTTAGCGACCAGATATGCGGTTTCAGAATGGATGGGAAAAGGCCCAGTCGTTCTTGGAGTGAGTAGcatgaaagaattaaaacTTGCTCTGGACAACTACAAAAATGTGGAATCAAACGGCAACAAATTGTCTCCCAGGGACAAAAAACTAGTGGATTTTATCcagaagaatattttcaaaggtCATTTTAATGAAGTATGGTCGTCCGGAATCCCTCATCCAgaaattatcaaatctTCCTGA
- the ARG80 gene encoding Arg80p (similar to Saccharomyces cerevisiae ARG80 (YMR042W); ancestral locus Anc_2.607), translating into MTSNSDGSDTCLVEEPTPGSVEANHPSKSVHQLSTSLPQQQQHHHGDEDENDVEDDDDDDKFSTGTSTPTPSITRFQVNSGTRTSTRQKLPIKYIENKTRRHVTFSKRRHGIMKKAYELSVLTGANILLLILGNSGLVYTFTTPKLEPVIREDEGKNLIRACINATDAPGAPDISPAQEQSPTK; encoded by the coding sequence ATGACCTCGAATAGCGACGGTTCGGATACCTGTTTAGTTGAAGAGCCAACTCCAGGCAGTGTTGAAGCTAATCATCCAAGCAAATCAGTACATCAGCTTTCAACGTCGTTGccacaacaacaacaacatcaTCATGgcgatgaagatgaaaacgATGTCGAGGATGACGACGATGACGACAAGTTCAGCACGGGAACCTCGACTCCCACCCCGAGCATAACCAGATTTCAGGTGAATAGCGGCACGCGCACGTCTACGAGGCAGAAGTTGCCGATTAAGTACATCGAAAACAAGACCCGAAGACACGTTACCTTCTCGAAGAGGCGGCACGGGATCATGAAAAAAGCTTATGAGCTTTCCGTTTTAACGGGCGCCAACATCTTATTGCTGATTCTTGGGAACTCTGGTCTGGTTTATACTTTCACCACTCCAAAGCTCGAACCAGTGATACGGGAAGACGAGGGCAAGAACCTCATCAGAGCGTGTATCAACGCCACAGACGCTCCTGGCGCTCCCGATATTTCACCGGCACAAGAACAATCTCCGACCAAGTGA
- the MCM1 gene encoding transcription factor MCM1 (similar to Saccharomyces cerevisiae MCM1 (YMR043W); ancestral locus Anc_2.608): protein MSDIEEGTPTNNGQQKERRKIEIKFIENKTRRHVTFSKRKHGIMKKAFELSVLTGTQVLLLVVSETGLVYTFSTPKFEPIVTQQEGRNLIQACLNAPDDEEEDDEEDGEDDDDDDEEDGNEMQRQQPQQQQQQVLNAHANNLGHLNQDQVPAGALKQEVKSQLLGANPNQNSIIQQQQHHTQNPQQQQQPQQQQQQQPQQMPQHPRPQQGIAHPQQSLPQQQQQQQQQQQQQQQPLTGIHQPHQQAFANAGSPYLNAEQNAAYQQYFQEPQQGQY from the coding sequence ATGTCTGACATCGAGGAGGGTACGCCTACCAATAACGGGCAACAGAAGGAGAGAAGAAAGATAGAAATCAAGTTCATCGAGAATAAAACAAGGCGCCATGtgactttttcaaagaggAAACATGGTATTATGAAGAAGGCTTTCGAACTATCTGTGCTAACAGGCACACAGGTACTGCTACTTGTTGTTTCAGAAACTGGTTTGGTATACACTTTTAGCACGCCAAAATTTGAACCTATAGTCACGCAGCAAGAAGGTAGGAACCTGATCCAGGCCTGTTTAAATGCCcctgatgatgaagaggaagacgATGAGGAAGACGgcgaagatgatgatgatgacgatgaagaagatggtaATGAAATGCAACGTCAACAACcgcagcaacaacagcaacaagtATTGAATGCACATGCGAATAACTTAGGTCACCTGAATCAAGATCAGGTACCGGCAGGCGCGTTAAAACAGGAGGTTAAGTCACAATTGTTAGGCGCCAATCCTAATCAAAACTCAATAAttcagcagcagcaacatCACACTCAGAACCcgcaacaacagcagcagcctcagcagcagcaacagcaacagccTCAGCAAATGCCACAGCATCCTCGACCACAGCAGGGAATAGCACATCCGCAGCAGTCACTGccacagcaacaacagcagcagcaacagcagcaacaacagcaacaacagccCCTCACCGGTATTCATCAACCTCATCAGCAGGCTTTTGCTAACGCCGGCTCTCCCTACCTGAATGCCGAACAAAACGCAGCCTACCAACAGTACTTCCAAGAGCCGCAACAAGGCCAATATTAA
- the IOC4 gene encoding Ioc4p (similar to Saccharomyces cerevisiae IOC4 (YMR044W); ancestral locus Anc_2.609) yields MSDVIFQPTDIVLAKVKGFSAWPAMIIPNELIPDNILKNKPMSVHKGKSTRDKELGVDIDAEIEGPEQSDEEEVETFDDSEVNPEKFIIYTPVLKFRKNDALKPAYCVKFFCDDSYIWVKPTDMKVLTNEECCQWLSGKQRKNKKLIPAYEMALRGKDGIDIWEFVEYGSYGKPDEEEYVEEEEEVEERKKKTTRPTRSSSRQRQKRTFDIDIDEGGEVNKRKRVTRSTRSTRQQMVDASEGDDDEVEDEDEDEDDEEVREIVRKRPQRVKAKKVVVSKAKPKSKAKPKKERPKTPKIIRYHFEDDEDWTIVGLGPQDLSIEKTMDPIAKKLSQKKNLEKHTEIKLDLEDKLAGINKLLCDVLFSNINQAVSMKDDFEIILDELQIALDTRGSKNEFITIFQSNNSLLLNFRILFNLRKKELNEWNLWDRFQNIFEHIYSYQFTPDTKDWQLHQDMEIQPIGLEGSSSDEPVKKEENKVGA; encoded by the coding sequence ATGTCTGATGTAATATTTCAACCAACGGATATCGTTCTCGCAAAAGTTAAGGGGTTTTCAGCGTGGCCGGCAATGATCATCCCTAATGAACTCATACCTGATAACATCCTCAAGAACAAACCGATGAGTGTGCACAAAGGCAAGTCAACCAGGGATAAAGAATTAGGAGTGGATATAGATGCAGAGATAGAAGGCCCAGAGCAAAgtgacgaagaagaagtagagACTTTTGATGACAGTGAGGTTAATCCTGAGAAGTTTATAATTTACACTCCAGTTCTAAAGTTTCGTAAAAATGATGCACTAAAACCGGCTTATTGTGTCAAGTTTTTTTGCGACGATTCGTACATCTGGGTAAAACCCACGGATATGAAGGTTCTAACAAATGAAGAATGTTGTCAGTGGCTAAGCGGCAAGCAAcggaagaacaagaaactaATACCGGCCTATGAAATGGCTCTGAGGGGAAAAGATGGGATTGATATTTGGGAGTTTGTGGAATATGGGTCTTATGGTAAGCCAGATGAAGAGGAATatgtagaagaagaagaagaagtggaGGAgcgtaaaaaaaagacaacaAGACCGACTAGATCGTCCAGCAGACAGCGTCAGAAACGCACTTTCGATATAGATATAGATGAAGGTGGTGAGGtaaacaaaaggaaaagagtCACTAGGTCAACCAGGTCAACTAGACAACAAATGGTCGATGCTTCAGAAggagatgatgatgaagttgAAGATGAGGACGAGGACGAGGACGATGAGGAAGTACGAGAGATTGTTAGAAAAAGGCCTCAGAGGGTCAAAGCCAAGAAAGTAGTGGTGTCGAAGGCTAAACCTAAATCAAAGGCAAAGCCTAAGAAAGAAAGGCCGAAGACACCTAAAATAATCAGGTATCATTTtgaggatgatgaagattgGACTATTGTTGGCTTGGGTCCACAAGATCTATCAATCGAGAAAACAATGGATCCGATTGCGAAAAAATTGTcacagaagaaaaacttggAAAAGCATACAGAGATTAAGTTGGATTTGGAAGATAAACTAGCGGGCATCAACAAACTGTTATGCGATgtgttattttcaaatatcaACCAAGCTGTTTCTATGAAGGACGACTTCGAAATAATACTAGACGAATTACAAATCGCTCTTGACACCAGGGGGTCCAAGAACGAATTTATAACAATCTTCCAATCGAATAATTCCCTACTGTTAAACTTTAGAATATTATTCAACTTAAGGAAAAAGGAACTGAATGAGTGGAATTTATGGGATCGtttccaaaatatttttgaacatATTTATTCTTATCAGTTTACACCTGACACGAAAGATTGGCAACTACATCAAGACATGGAAATTCAACCAATAGGGTTGGAAGGTTCGAGTTCCGATGAACCTGTGaagaaagaggaaaataAAGTAGGAGCATAA
- the NUP116 gene encoding FG-nucleoporin NUP116 (similar to Saccharomyces cerevisiae NUP100 (YKL068W) and NUP116 (YMR047C); ancestral locus Anc_2.610) encodes MFGVSRGAFPSATTQPFGSTGSSFGTQQQQQPVANSSTFALGQQANTTQAPAFGNFGNQTSKSPFGMSGSTAANGTPFGQAQLGSNNNASGSIFGGMGNNTSLSASSTSVAPNSTAGTSIKPFTTFEEKDPTTGVTNVFQSITCMPEYRNFSFEELRFQDYQAGRKFGTGQNGAGTTFSNPQGTTNAGFGMMGNNNSNTSATTGGLFGQKPAAGMFGGGSGGGFGPGASNTTGLFGSSTNLSGNSAFGANKPAAPGGLFGNTTNSTNNTNSTGLFGQQNSNTNANLFGQQPNSFGANNMTGGGAFGQVNRGAFSQQQPQQSTGGIFGQANANANGGAFGQQQNTGGLFGAKPASGGLFGQTSGTNAFGMNNNTSGVTSTGLFGQNNQQQSGAGLLGQQQSSTAGGLFGQNNQNQNQSGLFGQQNSSSTFGQSQQQGGLFGSKPTGGLFGQQQGASTFGSQGNSLFGQSNQPQQSTGGLFGQSNNQSQPQTGGLFGQSNQTNNQPFGQNGLQQPQQNTNLFGAKPGGLGNTGLFSNSATNPNNGITGNNLQQQSGGLFQNKQQPASGSLFGPKPGNSVAGGLFGNNQAANQNNTTSTTGGLFGNKPTTGSLFGGANGTASNTTSGGLFGSNNVSSTAATTTSTGLFGNKSVSAGAPTTGGGLFGNNNTSSLNNGIVSTGLFNNNNNSQPTNGGGLFQNNTNTNISGGGLFPQSQSMAQSQNVLQQQQQQQRLQLQNSNPYGTNELFSKATVVNTASIPVQPSATKIKADERKKASLSSAYKMVPKTLFTTKLKSKSTAMDKVQIKADPNLSISVDRKNNQITISSQQEETLDESILKASQLLFNPDKRSFKNLINNKKLLAASKEKNNGSLNNDNTTRSKIDEKGNTPENLKIDEKETENGGKINTLHSKSNEEEGLIEDHSIKVSEENKENITDWQKQAHLENDKKTISAEIAEQDASFINENYYISPSMDVLSSYSLLQLRKVSHLVVGHKNYGKIEFLESVDLAEIPLTSLGGIIITFEPKTCIIYANSPNKPKRGEGINVRARITCFNCYPVDKSTRKPIKDPNHQLVKRHIERLKNNPNSKFESYDATSGTYVFIVNHAAEQTF; translated from the coding sequence ATGTTTGGAGTTAGCCGTGGCGCATTTCCTAGCGCAACAACACAGCCATTTGGTTCAACAGGATCATCCTTTGGTAcacaacagcagcaacaaccaGTAGCAAATAGTTCTACTTTTGCTCTTGGCCAGCAAGCAAATACAACTCAGGCCCCTGCATTCGGTAACTTTGGCAATCAGACTTCCAAGTCTCCCTTCGGAATGTCTGGATCCACAGCTGCCAACGGTACCCCATTTGGTCAAGCTCAATTGGGTTCGAACAACAACGCCTCTGGCTCGATTTTTGGTGGCATGGGCAATAACACGTCACTTTCCGCTAGTTCCACATCTGTTGCGCCCAACTCTACAGCAGGCACGAGCATCAAACCCTTTACTACCTTCGAGGAGAAGGACCCAACTACAGGCGTTACCAACGTTTTCCAAAGTATTACCTGCATGCCCGAATACaggaatttttcttttgaagaattgagGTTTCAAGACTATCAAGCAGGAAGAAAATTCGGAACGGGTCAAAATGGCGCTGGTACTACCTTTAGCAATCCGCAAGGCACTACTAACGCGGGATTTGGAATGATGGGGAACAATAACTCCAATACATCTGCTACAACAGGGGGATTATTTGGTCAGAAGCCAGCAGCAGGCATGTTTGGAGGAGGATCGGGAGGAGGATTTGGCCCTGGAGCATCTAACACCACAGGTTTGTTTGGAAGTTCAACCAATCTTTCAGGAAACTCGGCATTTGGGGCGAATAAACCTGCTGCTCCCGGAGGATTATTTGGTAACACAACAAATTCAACCAACAACACCAACAGCACTGGCCTTTTCGGACAACAAAACTCGAACACAAACGCGAACTTGTTTGGCCAGCAACCAAATTCATTCGGGGCGAATAATATGACTGGTGGAGGCGCCTTTGGCCAAGTGAATCGCGGTGCCTTCTCTCAACAACAGCCACAGCAAAGCACCGGTGGTATATTTGGTCAAGCAAACGCTAATGCGAATGGTGGTGCCTTTGGCCAACAGCAGAACACTGGCGGCCTTTTTGGGGCCAAACCAGCTTCTGGTGGGCTGTTTGGCCAGACTAGTGGCACGAATGCATTTGGAATGAATAATAACACGAGTGGCGTCACCTCTACTGGCTTATTCGGGCAAAATAACCAGCAACAAAGTGGAGCAGGATTACTTGGACAACAGCAAAGTTCTACCGCTGGAGGGCTATTCGGTCAGAATAACCAAAATCAGAACCAGTCAGGGTTATTTGGGCAACAAAACTCATCTAGTACATTCGGTCAGTCACAGCAACAAGGTGGGTTATTTGGAAGCAAACCTACGGGTGGTCTTTTTGGACAACAACAGGGAGCATCCACTTTTGGGTCTCAAGGTAATTCTTTGTTTGGGCAAAGTAATCAACCACAGCAATCAACAGGGGGATTATTTGGACAATCCAACAACCAGTCACAACCTCAAACTGGTGGGTTGTTTGGTCAGTCCAATCAAACGAATAACCAACCATTTGGCCAAAACGGATTACAACAACCACAACAAAATACCAATCTTTTCGGAGCGAAACCCGGTGGTTTGGGCAATACAGGTTTATTTTCTAACAGTGCAACAAATCCAAATAACGGTATAACTGGGAACAATCTGCAACAGCAATCTGGGGGGttgtttcaaaataaacagCAACCAGCTTCGGGAAGCCTGTTTGGCCCAAAACCTGGAAATTCTGTTGCAGGCGGGTTATTTGGTAACAATCAAGCTGCCAACCAAAACAATACTACATCAACTACTGGTGGTTTGTTTGGAAATAAGCCCACTACGGGATCTCTTTTTGGGGGTGCCAATGGTACAGCTTCAAACACCACATCAGGCGGGTTATTTGGGTCTAATAATGTATCTAGCACGGCAGCCACCACCACTTCCACCGGCTTATTCGGCAATAAATCTGTGAGTGCCGGGGCTCCCACAACTGGCGGCGGTTTATTTGGAAACAATAACACTTCCTCTTTGAATAACGGCATTGTTTCAACGGGCTtattcaataataataataactcACAACCAACTAATGGAGGGGGTCTATTTCAGAATAACACGAATACTAATATTTCAGGTGGGGGATTGTTTCCTCAGTCTCAGTCAATGGCACAATCACAGAACGTACttcagcagcagcagcagcagcaaaGATTACAACTTCAGAATAGTAATCCATATGGTACCAATGAACTGTTTTCCAAAGCAACTGTCGTCAACACAGCTTCTATTCCAGTTCAACCAAGTGCTACAAAAATCAAAGCTGATGAGCGCAAAAAAGCTAGTTTGAGTAGCGCATATAAAATGGTTCCTAAAACTTTATTTACGACCAAGCTCAAATCTAAAAGTACCGCCATGGATAAGGTACAGATCAAGGCTGATCCAAATTTATCTATTTCAGTCGATAGAAAGAATAATCAGATTACAATATCTAGTCAACAGGAGGAAACTTTAGACGAAAGCATCTTAAAAGCTTCCCAATTGTTATTCAATCCTGACAAAAGATCATTCAAGAACCTAattaataataagaaaCTGTTGGCTGCGtctaaggaaaaaaataatggatCGTTGAACAATGATAATACTACTAGAAgtaaaattgatgaaaagggAAATACACCAGAAAACCTAAagattgatgaaaaagaaacagaaaatggGGGAAAAATAAACACTTTACATTCAAAATCCAATGAAGAGGAGGGCCTTATCGAAGATCATTCCATAAAAGTAAGCgaagaaaacaaggaaaatATCACTGATTGGCAAAAGCAAGCCCATTTagaaaatgataagaaGACGATTAGTGCTGAAATTGCCGAACAAGATGCTTCtttcatcaatgaaaatTATTACATTTCTCCCTCCATGGATGTTTTATCCTCTTATTCTTTATTGCAACTACGCAAAGTCTCACATTTAGTTGTGGGTCATAAAAACTATGGAAAAATCGAATTTTTAGAATCTGTTGACCTTGCCGAAATTCCTCTGACCTCATTAGGAggcattattattacttttgAACCAAAAACTTGTATAATATATGCGAACTCCCCGAACAAACCAAAGAGAGGTGAAGGAATCAACGTCCGAGCTCGAATTACGTGCTTTAACTGTTATCCCGTAGACAAATCTACCAGGAAACCTATAAAGGACCCAAACCATCAGTTGGTTAAGAGGCATATTGAACGTCTGAAGAATAATCCAAACTCCAAGTTTGAAAGCTATGACGCCACCAGTGGTACGTATGTGTTTATTGTTAACCATGCTGCAGAACAGACCTTTTGA
- the CSM3 gene encoding Csm3p (similar to Saccharomyces cerevisiae CSM3 (YMR048W); ancestral locus Anc_2.612) yields MSEKNKQDFIDVMDEDTNNLLFPLDGSQDVGKDPTIPNGLDASIGDPTIADPTAIVTKRRRPQVKLTAEKLLSDKGLPYILKNAHKRIRISSRKNSYDNLSGIIQFYQLWAHELFPKAKFKDFMKICQTMGKTDPVLREYRVSLFRDEMGMSFEVSTRDGGQGLETQSPMVREHSTDLGMEPVATDGFNKQDKTDVNKNDKDEDDDIYHPSSSNRKKRVSDETRNDSPAEHNSAPPKEDTDTLLKRFRVQGSSGFDENEKKLLLGWLDAHRSIKKDLMTEEDVEMVQKLEEWEMDDIGESETQYDFLPGEDEFSVDQDELDAMKEMGF; encoded by the coding sequence ATGTCGGAGAAGAACAAGCAGGATTTTATTGACGTGATGGATGAAGATACTAATAATCTGCTATTCCCTCTTGATGGTTCCCAAGATGTCGGAAAAGATCCAACTATACCGAATGGCTTGGACGCTTCAATAGGGGATCCTACCATAGCTGACCCAACCGCTATTGTAACTAAAAGGAGAAGGCCTCAGGTAAAGTTAACAGCCGAGAAACTGCTTAGTGATAAAGGTCTACCCTATATTCTAAAAAATGCACATAAAAGAATACGAATCTCCTCAAGGAAAAACTCTTATGATAACTTATCAGGTATTATTCAGTTCTACCAGCTTTGGGCACACGAATTATTTCCTAAGGCAAAATTCAAGGATTTTATGAAGATATGTCAGACAATGGGTAAAACAGACCCAGTTCTGAGAGAATACAGAGTTAGTCTTTTCAGAGATGAGATGGGCATGAGCTTTGAGGTCAGCACACGAGATGGGGGACAAGGGTTGGAAACACAATCACCTATGGTTAGAGAACACTCTACTGACCTGGGCATGGAACCTGTTGCGACAGATGGTTTCAATAAACAAGATAAAACTGATGTtaataaaaatgacaaggacgaagatgacgatATATATCACCCTTCTTCGAgtaacagaaaaaaaagggtttCAGATGAAACAAGGAATGATTCACCAGCAGAACACAATTCCGCACCGCCTAAGGAAGATACGGATACACTATTGAAGAGATTCAGGGTACAAGGGTCCTCTGgctttgatgaaaatgagaagAAACTTTTATTGGGGTGGTTAGATGCGCATAGAAGTATAAAAAAGGACTTAATGACTGAAGAAGACGTTGAAATGGTACAAAAACTAGAAGAGTGGGAAATGGATGACATCGGGGAATCAGAGACTCAGTACGACTTTTTGCCAGGAGAGGATGAATTTAGTGTTGATCAAGATGAGTTAGATGctatgaaagaaatgggATTTTAA